One region of Microbacterium sp. M28 genomic DNA includes:
- a CDS encoding alanine racemase gives MMRPALEISRTAFLANVRAVTARIEPSELMLVMKDDAYGHGLAWSAAAAADAGVKWFGAYDVRTGLALRDALGPRGRIFAWATSEDDEIAEALGQDIDLGVGTVEYLERIRAVAARSARSARVHLKIDTGLHRNGVRPEAWPDAVARARSGEAEGTLRLAGVWSHIAEASDAEDDAAQACFREAVRQVEETGAAPEVLHFTASAASWWRPELRESLSRVGAFCYGIRSADGPGLDGIRPIATLTASVLDVAADAVSIGIGALDGYPSTLVGAAVGTAAGPVAVRAIGPDTVTVDAWPGAARGDRVRLFGPGEQGEPSATDLAERVDTVGEEILTRLSPLVRRVVT, from the coding sequence ATGATGCGACCCGCGCTGGAGATCTCCCGCACCGCGTTCCTCGCGAACGTCCGCGCGGTGACCGCGCGCATCGAGCCGTCGGAGCTCATGCTCGTCATGAAGGACGACGCATACGGGCACGGACTGGCATGGTCGGCGGCCGCCGCCGCGGATGCCGGGGTGAAGTGGTTCGGTGCCTACGACGTGCGCACGGGCCTGGCCCTGCGGGACGCCCTCGGCCCCCGAGGCCGCATCTTCGCGTGGGCGACCTCCGAGGACGACGAGATCGCCGAGGCGCTGGGACAGGACATCGACCTGGGCGTCGGAACGGTCGAGTACCTCGAGCGGATCCGGGCGGTCGCGGCGCGGTCAGCCCGCTCGGCGCGCGTGCATCTGAAGATCGACACCGGCCTGCACCGAAACGGCGTGCGCCCGGAGGCGTGGCCGGATGCCGTCGCCCGTGCCCGTTCCGGCGAGGCGGAGGGGACGCTGCGCCTGGCCGGCGTCTGGAGCCACATCGCCGAGGCGAGCGACGCCGAGGACGACGCCGCGCAGGCGTGCTTCCGTGAAGCGGTTCGTCAGGTCGAGGAGACCGGTGCCGCGCCCGAAGTGCTCCACTTCACGGCATCAGCGGCGTCGTGGTGGCGTCCCGAGCTGCGTGAGTCGCTGTCGCGGGTCGGGGCGTTCTGCTACGGCATCCGTTCGGCCGACGGCCCGGGACTCGACGGCATTCGTCCGATCGCGACTCTCACGGCGTCCGTCCTGGATGTCGCAGCCGACGCCGTGTCGATCGGGATCGGAGCGCTCGACGGGTATCCGTCCACGCTGGTGGGTGCCGCGGTCGGAACCGCGGCGGGGCCGGTCGCGGTGCGCGCGATCGGCCCGGACACGGTGACGGTGGATGCCTGGCCCGGTGCGGCGCGCGGCGACCGGGTGCGGTTGTTCGGCCCAGGGGAGCAGGGCGAACCGTCCGCGACCGATCTGGCGGAGCGCGTCGACACGGTCGGCGAGGAGATCCTCACGCGGCTGTCGCCGCTGGTGCGCCGAGTCGTGACCTGA
- a CDS encoding DNA gyrase/topoisomerase IV subunit B, whose amino-acid sequence MTSEYSAHHLQVLEGLEAVRKRPGMYIGSNGSPGLMHCLWEIIDNSVDEAVGGNGSKIDVILHDDGSVEVRDRGRGVPVDVEPRTGLSGVEVVYTKLHAGGKFGGGSYAASGGLHGVGASVVNALSERLDVEVDRGGKTYAMSFHRGEPGVFKDTGEPRPDAEFTPFEEKSELRVVGKVAKGVTGTRVRYWADRQIFTKDAAFQLAELETRARQTAFLVPGLEILVRDQRASGEDGGDGVNETSYHYEGGISEFVEYLATDAPVTDTWRIQGEGMFTETVPVLQANGTMTSQEVQRECRVDIALRWGTGYETTMRSFVNIIATPKGGTHQQGFEQELLKVLRAQVDQNSRRLKVGNDKLEKDDVLAGLTAVLTVEVPEPQFEGQTKEVLGTPAVRQIVAQVVRKELGARFSSTKRDDKNQANQLLDKIVAEMKARVSARAHKETQRRKSALESSTLPAKLVDCRTKDVDRSELFIVEGDSALGTAKNARNSEFQALLPIRGKILNVQKASIGDMLSNAECASIIQVIGAGSGRSFDIETARYGKVILMSDADVDGAHIRTLLLTLFFRYMRPLIEAGRVFAAVPPLHRVIVMHPGSKPNETIYTYSEQELHTLLAKLRKQNKRWHEPIQRYKGLGEMDAEQLASTTMDRSGRLLRRVRMEDAEAAGRVFELLMGNEVAPRREFIIESSDRLSREAIDA is encoded by the coding sequence GTGACCTCCGAGTATTCCGCCCATCATCTTCAGGTTCTGGAAGGACTCGAAGCGGTCCGCAAGCGCCCGGGCATGTACATCGGCTCGAACGGTTCGCCCGGCCTCATGCACTGCCTCTGGGAGATCATCGACAACTCCGTCGATGAGGCCGTCGGCGGCAACGGATCCAAGATCGATGTGATCCTCCACGACGACGGCAGCGTCGAGGTCCGCGACCGCGGTCGCGGCGTGCCGGTCGATGTCGAGCCACGCACCGGACTCAGCGGTGTCGAGGTCGTCTACACCAAGCTGCACGCCGGCGGGAAGTTCGGCGGCGGCTCGTACGCGGCATCCGGTGGCCTGCACGGTGTCGGCGCATCCGTCGTGAACGCGCTCTCGGAGCGCCTCGATGTCGAGGTCGACCGCGGAGGCAAGACCTATGCCATGAGCTTCCACCGGGGCGAACCCGGCGTGTTCAAGGACACCGGTGAGCCGCGTCCGGATGCCGAGTTCACTCCGTTCGAGGAGAAGAGCGAACTCCGTGTCGTCGGCAAGGTCGCGAAGGGCGTCACCGGAACGCGCGTGCGCTACTGGGCCGATCGCCAGATCTTCACCAAGGATGCTGCGTTCCAACTCGCCGAACTGGAGACGCGCGCGCGCCAGACCGCGTTCCTCGTGCCGGGACTCGAGATCCTCGTCCGGGACCAGCGCGCCTCGGGGGAGGACGGTGGGGACGGCGTCAACGAGACCTCCTATCACTACGAGGGCGGGATCAGCGAGTTCGTCGAGTACCTCGCGACCGATGCCCCGGTGACCGACACCTGGCGGATCCAGGGCGAGGGGATGTTCACCGAGACCGTTCCGGTGCTGCAGGCGAACGGGACGATGACGTCGCAGGAGGTGCAGCGCGAGTGCCGCGTGGACATCGCACTGCGCTGGGGCACCGGGTACGAGACGACCATGCGCTCGTTCGTCAACATCATCGCCACGCCCAAGGGCGGCACCCACCAGCAGGGCTTCGAGCAGGAGCTGCTGAAGGTGCTGCGTGCGCAGGTCGATCAGAACTCCCGCCGACTCAAAGTCGGCAACGACAAGCTCGAGAAGGACGACGTGCTCGCCGGCCTCACCGCCGTGCTCACGGTCGAGGTCCCCGAGCCGCAGTTCGAAGGCCAGACGAAGGAGGTGCTCGGCACGCCGGCCGTGCGCCAGATCGTCGCCCAGGTCGTCCGCAAGGAGCTGGGCGCGCGGTTCTCGTCCACCAAGCGCGACGACAAGAACCAGGCCAACCAGCTCCTCGACAAGATCGTCGCGGAGATGAAGGCGCGGGTGTCCGCTCGGGCGCACAAGGAGACGCAGCGCCGCAAGAGCGCGCTGGAGTCCTCCACGCTTCCGGCGAAGCTCGTCGACTGCCGGACCAAGGACGTCGACCGCAGCGAACTGTTCATCGTGGAGGGCGACTCGGCGCTCGGTACCGCCAAGAACGCCCGGAACAGCGAGTTCCAGGCGCTGCTGCCGATCCGCGGCAAGATCCTCAACGTGCAGAAGGCATCGATCGGCGACATGCTGTCGAACGCCGAGTGCGCATCGATCATCCAGGTGATCGGCGCTGGATCAGGGCGAAGCTTCGACATCGAGACCGCGCGCTACGGCAAGGTGATCCTGATGAGCGACGCCGATGTGGACGGCGCGCACATCCGCACGCTGCTGCTGACGCTGTTCTTCCGCTACATGCGACCGCTGATCGAGGCGGGGCGCGTGTTCGCGGCTGTCCCGCCGCTGCACCGGGTCATCGTGATGCACCCCGGGTCGAAGCCGAACGAGACCATCTATACCTACAGCGAGCAGGAGCTGCACACGCTGCTCGCGAAGCTGCGCAAGCAGAACAAGCGCTGGCACGAGCCGATCCAGCGGTACAAGGGTCTGGGCGAGATGGATGCCGAGCAGCTGGCGTCGACGACCATGGACCGGTCCGGCCGTCTGCTCCGTCGTGTGCGCATGGAGGATGCCGAGGCCGCCGGTCGCGTGTTCGAACTGCTGATGGGCAACGAGGTCGCGCCGCGCCGCGAGTTCATCATCGAGTCCTCGGACCGGCTCTCCCGCGAGGCCATCGACGCCTGA
- a CDS encoding DNA topoisomerase (ATP-hydrolyzing) subunit A — protein sequence MPKSSSAEPVEERIQDIDLESEMQGSFLEYAYSVIYSRALPDARDGLKPVQRRILFQMAEMGLRPDRGHVKSARVVGEVMGKLHPHGDSAIYDALVRLAQEWALRLPLVDGHGNFGSLDDGPAAARYTEARLAGAALALTNDLDEDVVDFVPNYDGQFQQPGVLPAAFPNLLVNGASGIAVGMATNMAPHNLIEVVAAATYLLENPDATTEELMEFVPGPDFPSGGIVMGLDGIKDAYTNGRGALKVRGKVSIESLGPRRTGIVVTELPYMVGPERLIEKIRDAVQSKKLQGISDVTDLTDRHHGLRVAITVKTGFDPNAILEQLYRLTPLEDSFSINNVALVQGQPRTLGLKELLSVYVGHRIEVITRRSRYRLARREERLHLVEGLLIAILDIDEVIQVIRSSDDSEQARTRLRTVFDLSEPQAEYILELRLRRLTKFSRIELETERDALKAEIAALQELLGSDALLRAQVAAELDAAADAYGTPRRTLLMNAKPAAPRRAKAGETDLQIADAPTLIALSTTGRAVRVDVVGDQEISRPARRSKHDAIASTVEATVRGEVGALTSTGRLLRFSPVDLPSVPASSVQLGAGTPLRDYLGITARTERVIALVPLDTETPFAIGTAQGTVKRIVPSTLPVRPELEVIGLKPGDTVVGGASAADDTELVFVTTDAQLLHFTASAVRPQGAPAGGMAGIKLGAGATVLHFGVVTTDEEAVVATVSGAEDMIPGTDPGRAKVSFFSEYPAKGRATGGVRAHAFLKGEDRLTVAWVGDEPAYAVGVDGAVRTLPVPGAKRDASGQPVDGVIGSIGRPVV from the coding sequence ATGCCCAAATCCTCGTCCGCTGAACCCGTCGAGGAACGCATCCAGGACATCGACCTCGAGAGCGAGATGCAGGGGTCGTTCCTGGAGTACGCGTACTCCGTGATCTACTCGCGCGCCCTCCCTGATGCGCGCGACGGCCTCAAGCCCGTGCAGCGGCGCATCCTGTTCCAGATGGCCGAGATGGGCCTGCGTCCCGACCGCGGGCACGTCAAGAGCGCGCGCGTCGTCGGTGAGGTGATGGGAAAGCTGCACCCGCACGGCGACTCGGCCATCTATGACGCCCTGGTGCGCCTCGCACAGGAGTGGGCCCTCCGGCTTCCCCTCGTCGACGGCCATGGCAACTTCGGCTCGCTCGATGACGGACCGGCCGCGGCGCGTTACACCGAGGCAAGGCTCGCCGGCGCGGCGCTCGCCCTGACGAACGATCTCGACGAGGACGTCGTCGACTTCGTCCCGAATTACGACGGCCAGTTCCAGCAGCCCGGCGTGCTCCCTGCGGCGTTTCCCAACCTCCTGGTCAACGGCGCCAGCGGCATCGCGGTCGGCATGGCGACCAACATGGCCCCGCACAACCTCATCGAGGTCGTCGCGGCCGCCACGTATCTCCTCGAGAACCCGGACGCCACGACCGAAGAGCTCATGGAGTTCGTCCCAGGTCCCGACTTCCCCTCCGGCGGCATCGTCATGGGTCTGGACGGCATCAAGGATGCCTACACGAACGGCCGGGGCGCGCTCAAGGTCCGCGGCAAGGTCTCGATCGAATCCCTCGGCCCACGGCGCACCGGCATCGTCGTCACCGAGCTGCCCTACATGGTCGGCCCTGAGCGCCTGATCGAGAAGATCAGGGACGCCGTCCAGTCGAAGAAGCTGCAGGGCATCAGCGACGTCACCGATCTCACCGATCGCCATCACGGCCTGCGTGTCGCGATCACGGTCAAGACCGGCTTCGACCCGAACGCGATCCTCGAGCAGCTCTACCGGCTCACGCCGCTGGAGGACTCCTTCAGCATCAACAACGTCGCCCTCGTCCAGGGCCAGCCGCGCACGCTCGGCCTCAAGGAGCTGCTGAGCGTCTACGTCGGCCACCGCATCGAGGTCATCACCCGCCGCAGCCGCTACCGGCTCGCGCGCCGCGAGGAGCGCCTGCACCTCGTCGAGGGTCTGCTCATCGCGATCCTCGACATCGACGAGGTCATCCAGGTCATCCGCTCCTCGGACGACAGCGAGCAGGCCAGGACCCGACTGCGCACGGTCTTCGACCTGTCCGAGCCGCAGGCCGAGTACATCCTCGAACTGCGCCTGCGCCGCCTGACGAAGTTCTCGCGCATCGAGCTCGAGACCGAGCGCGACGCGCTCAAGGCGGAGATCGCGGCGCTCCAGGAGCTTCTCGGCAGTGACGCGCTTCTGCGCGCTCAGGTCGCCGCAGAGCTGGATGCCGCGGCGGACGCCTACGGGACCCCTCGCCGCACGCTGCTGATGAACGCCAAGCCTGCGGCTCCGCGTCGCGCGAAGGCCGGTGAGACCGATCTTCAGATCGCCGACGCGCCCACGCTGATCGCTCTGTCGACGACGGGTCGCGCCGTGCGCGTCGACGTCGTCGGCGACCAGGAGATCAGCCGGCCCGCGCGGCGGAGCAAGCACGATGCGATCGCGTCGACGGTCGAGGCGACGGTCCGAGGCGAGGTCGGCGCTCTGACGTCGACCGGGCGCCTGCTGCGCTTCTCCCCCGTCGACCTGCCCTCGGTCCCCGCCAGCTCGGTGCAGCTGGGGGCCGGCACGCCGCTGCGGGACTACCTCGGCATCACCGCGCGCACCGAGCGAGTGATCGCGCTCGTGCCGCTCGACACCGAGACGCCCTTCGCGATCGGCACGGCGCAGGGAACCGTCAAGCGCATCGTCCCGTCGACGCTTCCCGTGCGCCCTGAACTCGAGGTGATCGGGCTCAAGCCGGGCGACACCGTGGTCGGCGGCGCCTCGGCCGCCGACGACACGGAGCTCGTCTTCGTCACGACGGACGCGCAGCTGCTGCACTTCACCGCGTCCGCGGTGCGTCCGCAGGGGGCACCCGCGGGAGGCATGGCGGGCATCAAGCTCGGTGCGGGGGCCACGGTGCTGCACTTCGGCGTGGTCACGACCGATGAGGAAGCCGTCGTCGCGACGGTGTCCGGCGCCGAGGACATGATCCCCGGCACCGACCCCGGCCGCGCGAAGGTGTCGTTCTTCTCCGAGTACCCGGCCAAGGGACGCGCCACCGGCGGTGTGCGCGCGCACGCCTTCCTGAAGGGCGAGGACCGGCTGACCGTCGCCTGGGTCGGCGATGAGCCTGCGTATGCGGTCGGCGTGGACGGCGCGGTACGGACGCTTCCCGTCCCCGGCGCCAAGCGGGATGCCTCAGGGCAGCCGGTCGACGGCGTCATCGGATCCATCGGACGCCCCGTCGTCTGA
- a CDS encoding alkaline phosphatase family protein — MPLMLPSESAAARSVVGVADDLFAAVRGEGERRIRSGVIVVVDGLGAIGLRAHAGHARFLAGRMAKRDVAMSVFPSTTAAALTSILTSAWPGEHGLVGYRVLDRSRDRLVNQLSEWESAGIDPRVWQASPTVFERARDAGHPAFALGVAAYAHSGFTHATLRGAEFVAVASAGERVEAAYDLAAAHEGAIIYCYLPDVDQAGHKHGVDSPEWVTALENVDAALSRAIPEGVGVVVTADHGMLDVPAHRQSVFDETSSAMLHVRHFGGEPRMVHLYLHDDVDHERAAALWTSETDGIADVGTRAQAIAAGMFGPRVTDAAASRVGDLVIAARGNRALYDGTAADQRGRGMIGQHGSLTPEERQVPLIRLGALAR, encoded by the coding sequence ATGCCTCTCATGTTACCGTCCGAGTCCGCTGCAGCCCGGAGCGTCGTCGGGGTGGCGGACGACCTGTTCGCCGCCGTCCGCGGCGAGGGCGAGCGACGCATCCGCTCCGGCGTGATCGTCGTCGTCGACGGTCTCGGCGCGATCGGGCTGCGCGCCCACGCCGGGCATGCCCGATTCCTGGCCGGGCGCATGGCCAAGCGAGACGTCGCGATGTCGGTGTTCCCGTCGACGACGGCCGCCGCGCTGACGAGTATTCTCACGAGCGCCTGGCCGGGGGAGCACGGGCTCGTGGGCTACCGCGTCCTGGACCGCAGTCGCGATCGCCTCGTCAACCAGCTCTCCGAATGGGAGTCCGCGGGAATCGACCCTCGGGTGTGGCAGGCCAGCCCGACCGTGTTCGAACGCGCGCGGGATGCCGGCCACCCCGCATTCGCCCTCGGGGTCGCGGCGTACGCGCACAGCGGTTTCACGCATGCCACGCTGCGGGGAGCCGAGTTCGTCGCGGTCGCGTCGGCCGGGGAGCGCGTCGAAGCCGCGTACGACCTCGCGGCCGCGCATGAGGGAGCGATCATCTATTGCTATCTGCCGGACGTGGATCAGGCCGGCCACAAGCACGGAGTCGATTCCCCCGAGTGGGTCACGGCACTCGAGAACGTGGACGCGGCCCTGTCCCGCGCGATCCCGGAGGGCGTCGGCGTCGTCGTGACCGCCGATCACGGGATGCTCGACGTGCCGGCGCATCGGCAGAGCGTGTTCGATGAGACCAGCTCTGCGATGCTGCACGTCCGCCACTTCGGCGGGGAACCGCGCATGGTGCATCTGTACCTGCACGATGACGTCGATCACGAGCGCGCGGCAGCGCTCTGGACCTCGGAGACGGACGGCATCGCGGATGTCGGGACCCGCGCGCAGGCGATCGCCGCAGGGATGTTCGGGCCTAGAGTGACGGATGCCGCGGCATCGCGCGTCGGCGACCTCGTCATCGCGGCGCGGGGCAACCGGGCGCTCTACGACGGCACGGCGGCCGATCAGCGCGGCCGCGGTATGATCGGCCAACACGGATCGCTCACGCCGGAGGAGCGTCAGGTCCCGTTGATCAGGCTCGGCGCGCTGGCACGCTGA
- the sepH gene encoding septation protein SepH, with amino-acid sequence MENVTIVGTEAGVLVLATENGQRFALPIDDLLRAEIRRARAQSTPAAPRLAASPREIQAHIRSGLAAAEVAELLGISRSDVERFEGPVLAEREHIVGQALAVPVLIGSEVEPDAQPTFGTAIRAKLAEVDAQSERWVSWKEESGWIIKLEFTANEVAHDARWSFDPRRSTLAPLNGDATQLSRQGSLPEGLIPRLRAVESERQASPYKDETRFDSGAFGPRGTVDPEADVADPFSLDRAPSAAQNAAIKRAPEESSTSPETADLLEALRRRRGQRESAPLVIEEHDDIAPPSPIALFDSQESSRENDRGDAEPDQEPAGGESSSRKRRRNAMPSWDEIVFGARTDE; translated from the coding sequence ATGGAAAACGTCACGATCGTGGGCACCGAGGCCGGAGTCCTCGTGCTCGCCACCGAGAACGGACAGCGCTTCGCGCTGCCCATCGACGACCTTCTGCGCGCCGAGATCCGACGCGCTCGCGCACAATCGACCCCCGCGGCCCCCCGGCTCGCCGCGAGTCCCCGCGAGATCCAGGCCCACATCCGTTCCGGGCTGGCCGCTGCGGAGGTCGCCGAGCTGCTGGGCATCTCCCGGTCCGACGTCGAGCGCTTCGAGGGACCCGTACTCGCCGAACGCGAGCACATCGTCGGCCAGGCCCTCGCCGTGCCCGTGCTGATCGGGAGCGAGGTCGAGCCGGACGCGCAGCCCACCTTCGGCACCGCGATCCGCGCGAAGCTCGCCGAGGTCGATGCGCAGTCGGAGCGCTGGGTGAGCTGGAAGGAAGAATCCGGCTGGATCATCAAGCTCGAGTTCACCGCCAACGAGGTCGCGCATGACGCGCGCTGGAGCTTCGACCCGCGCCGCAGCACGCTGGCCCCGCTCAACGGCGACGCGACTCAGCTGTCGCGTCAGGGCTCGCTGCCGGAGGGACTGATCCCGCGCCTTCGCGCCGTCGAGAGCGAGCGACAGGCATCGCCCTACAAGGATGAGACCCGGTTCGACTCCGGTGCCTTCGGTCCACGCGGCACCGTGGACCCAGAGGCCGATGTCGCCGACCCGTTCTCGCTCGACCGCGCCCCCAGTGCTGCGCAGAATGCGGCCATCAAGCGCGCCCCGGAGGAGTCCAGCACGAGCCCGGAGACCGCCGACCTGCTCGAAGCACTGAGGCGTCGGCGCGGACAGCGCGAGAGCGCGCCCCTGGTGATCGAGGAGCACGATGACATCGCGCCGCCGAGCCCGATCGCACTGTTCGATTCACAGGAATCGTCGCGTGAGAACGATCGCGGCGACGCGGAGCCCGATCAGGAGCCGGCCGGAGGCGAGTCGTCGTCGCGGAAGCGCCGCCGCAACGCGATGCCCTCGTGGGACGAGATCGTCTTCGGCGCACGCACCGACGAATAG
- a CDS encoding DUF4193 domain-containing protein → MATDYDAPRKSEDDSESIEALKERVPDKLSGSTGDEDSDNPSSFDLPGADLSDLELDVVVLPAQQDEFTCMSCFLVKHRSQLDHEGSDGPICKECAA, encoded by the coding sequence ATGGCAACCGACTACGACGCCCCTCGAAAGAGCGAAGACGACTCCGAGTCGATCGAAGCCCTCAAGGAGCGTGTGCCGGACAAGCTGTCCGGCTCAACCGGTGACGAGGACTCCGACAACCCGTCGAGCTTCGACCTACCTGGGGCCGACCTGTCCGACCTCGAGCTCGACGTCGTCGTGCTCCCCGCGCAGCAGGACGAGTTTACCTGCATGAGCTGCTTCCTGGTGAAGCACCGCTCGCAGCTCGACCACGAGGGTTCTGACGGACCCATCTGCAAGGAATGCGCGGCCTGA
- a CDS encoding DUF3093 domain-containing protein, whose amino-acid sequence MQNTVPATRPRYRERLAPSLWLLVSAAVLAPMVALTLVPLDSALGLVIGIVVAIAVIGLMVAASPVVSVRDGVLTAGRAHIDARWLGDPVALTGDEARQARGPGLTASGWHLIRGGIDGMVIVPNTDPDDPVTQWSISTRTPDRLAAAIRRARV is encoded by the coding sequence ATGCAGAACACGGTCCCCGCCACTCGCCCGCGCTATCGGGAGCGCCTCGCACCGAGTCTCTGGCTGCTGGTGTCCGCTGCGGTGCTCGCGCCCATGGTGGCGCTCACACTCGTGCCCCTGGATTCGGCACTGGGTCTCGTCATCGGCATCGTCGTCGCGATCGCCGTGATCGGGCTGATGGTCGCCGCATCCCCCGTCGTGTCCGTCCGGGACGGAGTGCTGACCGCCGGACGCGCGCACATCGACGCCCGGTGGCTCGGCGACCCGGTCGCACTCACCGGCGACGAGGCGAGGCAGGCGCGCGGACCGGGGCTCACGGCGTCCGGATGGCATCTGATCCGCGGCGGCATCGACGGCATGGTGATCGTCCCGAACACCGATCCGGACGACCCTGTCACGCAGTGGTCCATCTCGACGCGGACGCCGGACCGGCTCGCCGCGGCGATCCGGCGTGCTCGCGTCTGA
- the dut gene encoding dUTP diphosphatase: MSDSIDLPIIASVVPHYAHPGDAGADLVAAEAVHLEPGERALVATGVRIALPEGYAAFVVPRSGLAAKHGISIVNSPGTVDAGYRGEIKVSLINTDIRSAYDVAVGDRIAQLIIMPVTRAEFLPVEELPESARGVAGFGSTGYQTAGQTADTVSGEKS; encoded by the coding sequence GTGAGCGATTCCATCGACCTTCCCATTATCGCCTCCGTGGTCCCGCATTACGCGCATCCGGGCGACGCCGGCGCCGACCTGGTCGCGGCGGAGGCCGTGCATCTCGAACCGGGGGAGCGCGCGCTCGTGGCGACAGGGGTGCGCATCGCGCTGCCGGAGGGATACGCGGCGTTCGTGGTTCCCCGCAGCGGTCTGGCGGCCAAGCACGGCATCTCGATCGTGAACTCGCCTGGCACGGTCGATGCCGGATATCGCGGCGAGATCAAGGTCAGCCTGATCAACACGGACATCCGCAGCGCGTACGATGTGGCCGTCGGCGATCGCATCGCCCAGTTGATCATCATGCCCGTCACCCGTGCGGAGTTCCTTCCGGTCGAGGAGCTCCCCGAGAGCGCCCGAGGCGTCGCAGGGTTCGGCTCGACCGGGTATCAGACAGCAGGGCAGACCGCAGACACCGTCTCAGGGGAGAAGTCATGA
- a CDS encoding DUF3710 domain-containing protein, which yields MTDQNEQQGKSAPVGRAVDGPFDESEVNPVRPYIDLGGIKILPREGLNLRLEVEEQTKRIVAVGLDYADSSLQVQPFAAPRSGGLWDETRVQLKDQVRSQGGRVEERDGPLGKELLAEVPATAAEGSGLRLARFVGVDGPRWFLRGVIGGAAAQDLDAAAKVEDLFRSLVVVRGGAPMPPRDLIPLKMPSTPGAA from the coding sequence ATGACAGATCAGAACGAGCAGCAGGGCAAGTCAGCCCCGGTCGGACGCGCCGTGGACGGCCCGTTCGACGAGTCCGAGGTGAATCCGGTTCGTCCGTACATCGACCTCGGCGGCATCAAGATCCTTCCGCGCGAAGGGCTGAACCTCCGCCTCGAGGTCGAGGAGCAGACCAAGCGCATCGTGGCCGTCGGGCTCGACTACGCCGACTCGTCGCTGCAGGTGCAGCCGTTCGCGGCACCGCGGTCCGGCGGGCTCTGGGACGAGACGCGCGTGCAGCTCAAGGACCAGGTCCGTTCGCAGGGCGGCCGCGTCGAAGAGCGGGACGGCCCGCTCGGCAAGGAGCTGCTCGCCGAGGTCCCCGCCACCGCTGCAGAGGGCTCGGGCCTGCGTCTGGCCCGTTTCGTCGGCGTCGACGGGCCCCGCTGGTTCCTGCGCGGTGTCATCGGTGGCGCGGCGGCTCAGGATCTGGATGCCGCGGCCAAGGTCGAGGATCTGTTCCGTTCGCTCGTCGTCGTCCGCGGCGGTGCTCCGATGCCGCCACGGGATCTCATCCCGCTGAAGATGCCGTCCACTCCCGGCGCAGCGTGA
- a CDS encoding DUF3159 domain-containing protein, translating to MSEQRPPADGDRPDDAEPRVSDLLGAALGGAARKAGIDPDETSSTHRLVWSAIGGWRGILESVLPSLAFVILFTIRPEPLILSLGVSVGLAAVFTVIRLIQKSPPSAAIGGLVAAGAAAALALFTGRGEDNFVPGFLTNSLYGTALLVSALVGWSLIGLAAGFLMGEGTAWRQDRRKKRAFFWLAIAWSALFFARLAVQLPLYFAGDVTALGTLKLVMGLPLFAPMIAVTWLVVRALYPRAATGVDAVES from the coding sequence GTGAGCGAGCAGCGCCCGCCCGCTGACGGAGATCGACCGGACGACGCGGAGCCCCGCGTCTCCGACCTGCTCGGTGCCGCGCTGGGCGGAGCCGCGCGCAAGGCGGGAATCGACCCTGACGAGACCTCGAGCACGCATCGCCTCGTCTGGTCGGCGATCGGCGGCTGGCGCGGCATCCTGGAGTCGGTTCTGCCGAGCCTGGCGTTCGTCATCCTGTTCACGATCCGGCCCGAACCGCTGATCCTCTCACTCGGCGTCTCCGTCGGTCTCGCGGCCGTCTTCACGGTGATCCGGCTGATCCAGAAGTCGCCGCCCTCGGCGGCGATCGGAGGTCTGGTCGCCGCAGGCGCCGCTGCCGCACTCGCGCTGTTCACGGGGCGGGGCGAGGACAACTTCGTGCCAGGGTTCCTCACGAACTCGCTCTACGGCACGGCGCTTCTCGTCTCCGCGCTCGTCGGCTGGTCGCTGATCGGCCTCGCGGCCGGATTCCTGATGGGCGAGGGCACGGCGTGGCGGCAGGACCGTCGCAAGAAGCGGGCGTTCTTCTGGCTCGCCATCGCCTGGTCGGCTCTCTTCTTCGCACGCCTCGCCGTGCAGCTGCCGCTGTACTTCGCCGGCGACGTGACGGCGCTGGGGACTCTGAAGCTGGTCATGGGGCTGCCGCTGTTCGCTCCGATGATCGCCGTGACCTGGCTGGTCGTACGCGCGCTCTACCCGCGCGCGGCGACGGGTGTCGACGCCGTGGAGTCGTGA